TCCTCAGTTTATGATGACAGCGTATCGTTATAAATGCTAATTCATTTCGattattgacaattttttatagaaaagcGAAAGACATTGGTCGTTACTTATTATGCCAAGTTAATTTTGCTTCAATTACATCGACtttgataaattaatttattagcATAGTATGTCTGAATTGTCTATCATTAATTATGTGCAGATATAAATATGTGCAAACACTCTCTTTTAACTTATTATCGGTATTAAAACCGGTATTTTGCGATCAAAATTGGTTTTCGGTATTGGAGTTTTCCACTTTTATTACCGATACCGACACCGGTACAGAATTCCCTAGACAAGTCCCTACagaactaggccccaccttttgggcgggttaggtcccttgactgacaatttttttttaacatcaCACATCATAAATAACTGATATAAAAACCTTCGCTTGagtacacttaaaaaaaattactttatatcacattttcgttttcaacagattctacataatttctagatcCACAGATTTGACAGTCTcgatattgaatggttttttggtttgtatcccagtaaactggtcgttacatgtgtgcgacaaaaatttcgactgggaaaaaattcaaatatttcattcaatataacagctgTCAGAGTCTGTGGGACTAGAAATATCAGAtcctacataaaacaaaaatgtgatattaactaatttttgataGCTGTACAAATTCTTTAGAAAAgtactttttctgttctctattttcttgtaaatcaacaataaatcatAACTAGATAaggactcgtgtgaattacggctctTGCTCCGCTCTGcccgcaaacttcccactcgtggGAGTTTTgaagttttctgtttgattgttttttagtATCATTCCATACATTGGAATAacgaaaaaatggtttttcataaaattttatgaatattttatgtcatggcgtgaaatctgtcacttttgcccgtgatagctgactatcaccgttaTACAAAACTATCATGCGTGATATCTGACTTTCACGCGACTATCCCTGACTGTAGCCAACTATCATAtctcaccgtgatagctgacttcCACCTGACTATCAtgcgttttttattttattttttacaaatgaGTATGCCAATCGACACAACTCAATAAAAGATGCaaacctagcaaaatctggctcttattctttaaaaacaacgATGATATCAAAgtttgaatgtgaattcccatgcacaaattcaaaatatcggattcgaccGCTTTTTTATGCAACGCTAAGTACCATAACACTAAACACGTGGATTTCAACACACTTCCATGTTTACatgttcattcaaaaatgattcttttatttacgttgcacttttctgttttgtcgtcaaatatttaattctaCAGTTTCGCACATTTAAATGTACCGtcatattatacatttcttattttgctcacttctctcatttctccattaTACTtgttatggagaaatgagagaagttggcGTTTATAATATGACGGTACATTTAAATGTGCAAAACTTTAGGTCATATTTTCCATATAGATCTAGAGCACAACCaacataaacaaataaatgcacaaaagttaattgaaaacataaaaagaaattatttaagtctttttgtgatttttggtAGAGTCATAAGACTGTTGCTAGCagtaacatagaaaatacgtGAAGGCTGATCGATCACAGTATCTATGTTTCTTTTGATGTAAAGATAGCTGATTCCATATTTCACGCTTGTTTATTCAGTATAAATGCTAGGCGCAGGTGCTATGGAGTTCAATACACACCAATGATTTctaagaaacaaaattcagaTGACATCATAACGTGACAACAGAAGGGATTGTTCACAGGATTTTCTCTTTCTTTATTTTGAGACTATAAAGTATGAGCAAAAAGGGCAATTCACTTTCATTTATCGAAGATGAAATCACAGTGATACGTTGTTACTGTTATTACGGACTATTTTTTAAGATAACTGTTTCCCAGTTGTGTGTCTTcgaattttcgcaaatttttccaatttttttatttttattttggaattGTAAGAACATATTGGAACAGAGAAGATTCTTAGACCCTCTCCCCTCACTAACGCTTacatggaaaagaaaattaaaaatgtacacGCTTAGATCTGAACCTCTCTCTCTCCAAGACAACGTGCGCACTATTTAAATGACCCCATATATGGAAAGTAGTCCCGCAGATGATTCCACCaaaagtaatttaattttctaaaatccCTACCTCCTTAACCACTACGCATGAGATAAAATACGCTTGTATGTGGCAGAGTCAGTAAACAAAGTGAAGGCGGCTTAACACTCTATGCTCAAATAGATCtctccatttttatttcacttacGTCTCCGTTTTGACAGTTGCCGTTGAACAATATGGCGCACAATGTATAGCACATGTTCGTTTCAACGGTTAGAGGGAGaatgtcgaatgattttggATTTGGtcgagagaaaatgtattgaattcttcCTCAAAAAACCATTCgagacatattccctctattcGTCGAAATTAGGCATCCTCATTTCGAACTCCTAAAAATCAACGTAGGAGTAAAAGGAGTAAAATTTTAGTATATTCCTTCCAGAGAAACGCTAACAGATGTTACTTCGCTGAGCAACGCCATCTacaatgttcatttttttggttGCAGATATGTTTCTAAACTCTATGTTTGATCGAACCGCTGATTCTTCCACTTTGAATATCGACTTTTCTTATTGGCGACTTTTACAACCAACAGATGTCACTGCTTCCAATATCCAATGTACGATTTGTCCTTCTTAATGACGATAATTGTTTCCTCTAGGCATCTATAGACATATATGTCGCTACTTTCAATGTACCTTTTATATTATAGACGAGTCCCACCTTTTGTTGTAAATCGCTAATTCGattaaaacacaaatttctttgctttttcagatttttgtgATCATTTTGATAACATCAAATTCAATCGAAGTTATTTTGATTGGCCGGCTGATTGATGGTCTAACAATGGGTGGAATGTTCGTTTGCATTCCGTTATACATAACTGAGATCTCGGACAGCAGGTAAGATGGTGACTCTTTTGACGCTGGGTACGGACTAAAAATTGTCTTAAACAATAACTGGTGTGTCTCTCAATAATGGGGAAGAAGAGAGATACTACGAGCGAATAGAAATTTGAGTCTTAAGCCAGTGCAAAGCTTAAATTTATCTAAgctaaaattcattttccagaATTCGAGGTCGTCTTCTCTTGACCTGCGTATCGATCAACAATTTAGGTGTGTTGGTTGCCTACACTTGCGGCGCTTTCATGGCTTACGAAAACGTTCCGTATGTCGTTATCGGTGTTCCAGCAGTTTTTTTGATATTGATGGCATTTCTACCCGAAACACCTTATGCGTTATTGAAAGAGGATAAAGTTGAAGTATGGTCTGATCCATTCACATCACCAGTGGTTACttaaatttgcatttcatttttacggAAACTTTCAGTTAGCCAAAGACTCGCTGCGGTTTTTCTACAACGGAAACAAGACAGATAATGACGAATTCGACAGCGAagtcgaattgaagaaaattagaattttgatAAGTGAGCGTCAGGCAGCCGAACAGCAAAAGAACGTGAAACTTCTCTGTATGTACCGAACTGCACATTGTTTTCACACGCGTTCCAAGGTGGATTCAGTtgaataaatttccattttttattaaaattttcagttgaaCGTAGCTCGTTGAAGGCACTGGGCCTGGCACTTTCTCTACTATCAATGGTTGTGATGAGCGGAACATTCGCCATCTCAACGTATGCGTCGCATGTGTTCAAACAATCGAATGCAGACTTCGACGCTAATATATCGGCCATAATTATGGGCACTCTGCAAAATGTTGCCATCTACGCATCATCACTGCTAATCGACTCCTGGGGACGACGAATTTTATTCGGATTATCGAGTTGTTTATCGGGCATTGCGCTGATCATTTTCgggacattttcgtttttgaacTACAGCGGAGTGGACATGACGGCAGTGTTTTGGCTGCCGGTTACAAGTGTGTCCCTGTTCATTTTCGTGAATGGTGCTGGAATGAGACCGCTGCCGTTTGTCTATGTGGCGGAAGTGTTGCCGGATAATGTAAGTGGTCAAGACGATGGCTTTGATTAGGTTGCCTTTATAGAGTGGATCACTTTTCTTGACGAGTTCAGACTATCGAAGAATGAAAAACCTCGACGAGGATAGTGGAACTCTAGAGTGAAAATCCGCGAAGGTTACACAAGAATTTGATAACTTCTCATCAATACATATATTGAATCGAAGTCGAGACTAGATCGATTCGGAGAACTCAACCGACTTCGACATCTACAAAGTCAATTCTCTAATTCTTCTTCGTCTTTTCCAGATACGTAACATCGGCACCACCGTGTGTATGTTGGCTTTCATTGGCATGCAGATACTGTCCATTGGAACATTACCAATATTGATCGAAGTGATCAAATTGCATACGCTCATTTGGATGTATGCCGGAGTCTGTTTTGTGGGAGTACTGTTTGCCGTATTCGTTATGGAAGAGACAAAAGGCAAGCGTTTAAATGCATCAAAATCGTAGTGTTAAAGCAGAAGTATTAGATAACCGCAAATTGCCGGTGATGAAGCGAAAGAATGTTCATAGGATTAGGTATTGAagctaaataaatattttatattgacAATAAAATAGATTAATTTTAGATTAGGgggaatttttagaattatttcCTGGAAATTTGTACAATAAATAACCAAACTGACCGAAAGTTTTCATgaaatcgaagattttttttttaaatatggcGGAGGAGCAGTACGCTTGACTGAAGTATCGCACAAAGGATCtctattttcaatcataagAGATGAATCTCCCTGGAAAATGACGACATTTTTCGTAGAAAAGTGACGTCATTTTTCCGGGAGATTCATCTACCATAATTGTAAATAGGGACCTAGATAACGGATTCATTTctagaaaatacaaaaaggaT
This genomic stretch from Bradysia coprophila strain Holo2 chromosome II, BU_Bcop_v1, whole genome shotgun sequence harbors:
- the LOC119073371 gene encoding facilitated trehalose transporter Tret1-like, with product MDNNLPEKTEEKAKFSKVKYQYVAAFIVNLVTFCQGFNSGWLSPSLQTLQSEDSPLNSGPITTQQTMLLGILSSIGGLIGTIIFSSLSHYLGRINSIRLIAFPSLIFVIILITSNSIEVILIGRLIDGLTMGGMFVCIPLYITEISDSRIRGRLLLTCVSINNLGVLVAYTCGAFMAYENVPYVVIGVPAVFLILMAFLPETPYALLKEDKVELAKDSLRFFYNGNKTDNDEFDSEVELKKIRILISERQAAEQQKNVKLLFERSSLKALGLALSLLSMVVMSGTFAISTYASHVFKQSNADFDANISAIIMGTLQNVAIYASSLLIDSWGRRILFGLSSCLSGIALIIFGTFSFLNYSGVDMTAVFWLPVTSVSLFIFVNGAGMRPLPFVYVAEVLPDNIRNIGTTVCMLAFIGMQILSIGTLPILIEVIKLHTLIWMYAGVCFVGVLFAVFVMEETKGKRLNASKS